A window from Halomicrobium urmianum encodes these proteins:
- a CDS encoding transglutaminase family protein, whose product MSDDSSFETDGRRDYPRVLAALVCLLAVVVAATAVPALAPQGTTTPAESLVPQPPDVGDGGGAGSGAGGLGALNPGSQTGVGGDLGGQSAMRSQSADTHFVVQSTSASYWRTGAYDVYEGDGWARSGEPTPTDGDLGIADGRGEEVHYRVRLNRSATALPTVWRPSEVSRDDVLLTDAGAVRAEAALPGGTTYDGVSYSPERDPDALRTAGTDYPEGIRERYTQLPAETDGRLKPFTDQLTADADNPYETARTIENWLEGNKEYSLGVDEPGGDDVAGQFVFDMEAGYCEYYATSMATMLRTQDVPARYVVGYSTGERTAEDTYTVRGMNAHAWVEVYFPDRGWVRFDPTPGQERLEQERESYQEQRSGDYEATETGSPGEEFSTNASDANGTPGAAGDGDGEIDESGDGSDDATDGSDRERSVGEYTVRLNRSAAPGAPVTVSVTRNGLPVGGAEVTFNGERVGVTDEDGQVVGEVPYAETLRVDVDESADPQLVDVDAAQSTDLLYAPRQGTADADDSTFDVPTNATLSVDGDAVTGGEVTVTATVDGVPVRRAALLVDGERVGRTDAGGQAAVALPDETGNVTVRVERDPVAGERTLRLAALNVSVTPTAPLALPGTGVVVEATLGGDPVPGATVTVDGERVGGTAVDGTATARLPLAGAADVAVERHGQRAEQTVGGLFVNLAAPVLAALAVLGGAALLARRSGIDPATIDRTLRRLPDMLATALVALGAVADRAVGRLWARARLTAAHLRSLAAGRRSPGELLAALRDWLTARRAEVRSAAAGATAAATGDAGPEGSHATVRDAWAEFLESVSLRRPRIRTPAAIGNHAVERDDLPADAVWTLVDAFRAVEYGDRNPDERVAEVREAVAEIRRTVQRREGDGEGGTGSTAGDAEGVDESPAGADAGVAD is encoded by the coding sequence ATGAGTGACGACTCGTCGTTCGAGACCGACGGCCGCCGCGACTACCCGCGGGTTCTGGCCGCACTCGTCTGTCTGCTGGCCGTCGTCGTCGCCGCGACGGCCGTCCCCGCCCTCGCCCCCCAGGGGACGACCACCCCGGCCGAGTCGCTGGTGCCCCAGCCCCCGGACGTCGGCGACGGCGGCGGCGCGGGCAGCGGCGCGGGCGGCCTCGGCGCGCTGAATCCCGGTTCGCAGACAGGCGTCGGCGGCGACCTCGGCGGCCAGAGCGCCATGCGCTCCCAGAGCGCCGACACCCACTTCGTCGTCCAGTCGACCAGCGCGAGCTACTGGCGGACCGGCGCCTACGACGTCTACGAGGGCGACGGGTGGGCCCGGAGCGGCGAGCCGACGCCGACCGACGGCGACCTGGGGATCGCCGACGGGCGCGGCGAGGAGGTCCACTACCGCGTCCGGCTGAACCGGTCGGCGACGGCGCTACCGACGGTCTGGCGGCCGAGCGAGGTGTCCCGCGACGACGTCCTTCTCACCGACGCCGGCGCCGTCCGGGCCGAGGCGGCGCTACCGGGCGGGACGACCTACGACGGCGTCAGCTACTCCCCGGAGCGGGACCCCGACGCGCTCCGGACCGCGGGGACGGACTATCCCGAGGGGATTCGAGAGCGGTACACACAGCTCCCCGCCGAGACAGACGGACGGCTGAAGCCCTTCACGGACCAGCTGACGGCGGACGCCGACAACCCCTACGAGACGGCCCGGACGATAGAGAACTGGCTGGAGGGGAACAAGGAGTACTCGCTGGGGGTGGACGAGCCCGGCGGCGACGACGTCGCCGGCCAGTTCGTCTTCGACATGGAGGCGGGGTACTGCGAGTACTACGCCACGTCGATGGCGACCATGCTGCGCACGCAGGACGTCCCCGCCCGCTACGTCGTCGGGTACTCGACCGGCGAGCGGACGGCCGAGGACACCTACACCGTCCGCGGGATGAACGCCCACGCCTGGGTCGAGGTGTACTTCCCCGACCGGGGCTGGGTCCGCTTCGACCCGACGCCCGGCCAGGAGCGCCTCGAACAGGAACGGGAATCCTACCAGGAACAGCGCAGCGGCGACTACGAGGCCACGGAGACCGGTAGTCCCGGCGAGGAGTTCAGCACGAACGCGAGCGACGCGAACGGAACGCCCGGTGCGGCCGGCGACGGGGACGGCGAGATCGACGAGTCCGGCGACGGCAGCGACGACGCGACGGACGGGAGCGACCGCGAGCGGAGCGTCGGGGAGTACACGGTTCGGCTCAACCGCTCCGCCGCGCCGGGCGCGCCGGTGACCGTCAGCGTGACGCGGAACGGGCTGCCCGTCGGGGGCGCCGAGGTCACGTTCAACGGCGAGCGCGTCGGCGTGACCGACGAGGACGGACAGGTGGTCGGCGAGGTACCGTACGCGGAGACGCTACGCGTCGACGTCGACGAGTCGGCGGACCCGCAACTCGTGGACGTCGACGCCGCGCAGTCGACCGACCTGCTGTACGCGCCCCGGCAGGGGACGGCGGACGCGGACGATTCCACGTTCGACGTGCCGACGAACGCGACGCTCTCGGTCGACGGAGACGCCGTCACCGGCGGCGAGGTGACCGTCACCGCGACGGTCGACGGCGTCCCCGTCCGCCGCGCCGCGCTACTCGTCGACGGGGAGCGGGTCGGCCGGACGGACGCCGGCGGGCAGGCAGCGGTGGCCCTCCCCGACGAGACCGGGAACGTGACGGTGCGGGTCGAGCGCGACCCCGTCGCCGGCGAGCGGACGCTGCGGCTGGCGGCGCTGAACGTCAGCGTGACGCCGACGGCGCCGCTCGCTCTCCCGGGAACCGGCGTCGTCGTCGAGGCGACCCTCGGCGGCGATCCGGTTCCGGGCGCGACCGTCACGGTCGACGGCGAGCGGGTCGGCGGGACGGCCGTGGACGGGACGGCGACCGCCCGCCTCCCGCTCGCGGGCGCCGCCGACGTCGCCGTCGAGCGCCACGGTCAGCGGGCCGAGCAGACGGTTGGCGGGCTCTTCGTCAACCTCGCCGCGCCCGTCCTCGCCGCGCTGGCTGTCCTGGGCGGCGCGGCCCTGCTGGCGCGGCGCTCCGGGATCGATCCGGCGACGATCGACCGGACACTCCGGCGCCTCCCGGACATGCTCGCGACGGCGCTCGTGGCGCTGGGGGCCGTCGCCGACCGGGCCGTCGGGCGCCTGTGGGCGCGGGCCCGCCTGACCGCCGCTCACCTGCGGTCGCTCGCGGCCGGCCGGCGCTCGCCCGGGGAGCTGCTCGCCGCGCTGCGGGACTGGCTGACGGCGCGCCGCGCCGAGGTCCGGAGCGCAGCGGCCGGGGCGACGGCCGCCGCGACCGGCGACGCCGGTCCCGAAGGGTCCCACGCGACCGTCCGCGACGCGTGGGCCGAGTTCCTCGAGAGCGTCTCGCTCCGGCGCCCACGCATCCGCACGCCCGCGGCCATCGGGAACCACGCCGTCGAGCGCGACGACCTGCCCGCGGACGCCGTCTGGACGCTCGTCGACGCCTTCCGCGCCGTCGAGTACGGCGACCGCAATCCCGACGAGCGCGTCGCCGAGGTGCGCGAGGCCGTCGCCGAGATCCGGCGAACCGTCCAGCGGCGCGAGGGCGACGGCGAGGGCGGGACCGGAAGCACCGCCGGCGACGCCGAGGGCGTCGACGAGTCGCCGGCGGGCGCCGACGCGGGGGTGGCCGACTGA
- a CDS encoding DUF7269 family protein, giving the protein MRTRVALFGTLGAVTTLAAAVLLFAPDLALGLPAVEALARSFSGDNRRTALLLGSVLVGLYLTWASRTAARTDPTDRDPDAFDEAVAAPPEDATARRGRAVAGDLDELVDAAADGDRGAVVAVRQRLREVAATAHARATGAERDEARTAVRDGRWTDDRTAAAFLADGDPDHPVWSRLLLWLDPGRERRRRIERTVAATERLAASVRAPGGDGTARGTANGAVDGEEEVAG; this is encoded by the coding sequence ATGCGGACGCGCGTGGCCCTGTTCGGGACGCTGGGGGCCGTCACGACGCTCGCGGCGGCCGTCCTCCTGTTCGCGCCCGACCTCGCCCTGGGGCTGCCGGCGGTCGAGGCGCTGGCCCGGTCGTTCTCCGGGGATAATCGGCGGACTGCGCTGCTTCTGGGCAGCGTGCTCGTCGGCCTGTACCTGACGTGGGCCTCCCGGACCGCCGCCCGCACTGACCCGACGGATCGGGACCCGGACGCGTTCGACGAGGCGGTCGCGGCACCGCCCGAGGACGCCACCGCGCGACGCGGTCGGGCGGTCGCCGGCGACCTGGACGAACTGGTCGACGCCGCTGCCGACGGCGACCGGGGCGCCGTCGTGGCCGTCCGCCAGCGCCTGCGCGAGGTGGCCGCGACGGCGCACGCCCGGGCGACCGGCGCCGAGCGCGACGAGGCGCGGACCGCGGTCCGCGACGGCCGGTGGACCGACGACCGCACCGCGGCGGCGTTCCTGGCCGACGGCGACCCGGACCACCCCGTCTGGTCGCGCCTGCTGCTGTGGCTGGATCCCGGGCGGGAGCGCCGCCGCCGGATCGAGCGGACCGTGGCCGCGACGGAGCGACTGGCCGCCTCGGTGCGGGCGCCCGGCGGGGACGGGACAGCCCGCGGGACGGCGAACGGCGCAGTCGACGGCGAGGAGGAGGTCGCCGGATGA
- a CDS encoding DUF58 domain-containing protein, with product MTARRVRRWGMALVGTLTLVSVALLTAEPFLLAATAVPLAYVLHGALARVPPEVDLRARRRVETAEPTPGEPVRVTLTVENAGDRALTDVRVVDGVPEELVVVDGSPRGCRSLRPGESAEVTYELVAKRGSYAFGDPVVRLRPLAATAVATAEVAAGGATSLTSATAVDEAPPSDATLPRAGTQPSDGGGSGVEFHATREYQHGDPVNRIDWRRYAKAGELTTVEYRREQSVRTVLVVDARPVARVAPEPGYPTGAELAAYAAERTLAALGRGSAVASVAAVGLADEDVPGGRGPDGLAWVDAAGAADPRAARLFDGVGNAATRSARGAERERDGPAAAADATPDATTGADDATGTAAAGDEVTAAADGGETDLDDATEALLARLPPTAQVVVYSPLLDDWPVGLVGSLAARGYPTTVVSPDVARGETVGQRVAAAERAFRLEAVKLAGASAVDWDLDRPVDVALRSSGVVQ from the coding sequence ATGACGGCGCGCCGCGTCCGCCGGTGGGGGATGGCGCTGGTCGGGACGCTGACGCTGGTGAGCGTCGCGCTGCTGACCGCGGAGCCGTTCCTGCTGGCCGCGACGGCCGTCCCGCTCGCGTACGTCCTCCACGGCGCGCTCGCGCGCGTGCCGCCCGAGGTCGACCTGCGGGCCCGACGCCGAGTCGAGACGGCGGAGCCGACGCCCGGCGAGCCCGTCCGCGTGACGCTGACCGTCGAGAACGCCGGCGACCGGGCGCTGACCGACGTCCGCGTCGTCGACGGCGTCCCCGAGGAACTGGTCGTCGTCGACGGGTCGCCGCGGGGCTGCCGGTCGCTCCGGCCGGGCGAGTCCGCCGAGGTCACCTACGAACTCGTCGCCAAGCGCGGGAGCTACGCCTTCGGGGACCCCGTCGTCCGCCTGCGGCCGCTGGCGGCCACGGCGGTCGCGACCGCCGAGGTCGCGGCCGGGGGAGCGACCTCGCTGACCAGCGCGACGGCCGTCGACGAGGCACCGCCCTCGGACGCGACGCTGCCGCGGGCGGGCACCCAGCCGAGCGACGGCGGCGGCAGCGGCGTCGAGTTCCACGCCACCCGCGAGTACCAGCACGGCGACCCCGTCAACCGGATCGACTGGCGGCGGTACGCCAAGGCCGGCGAGCTGACGACTGTCGAGTACCGGCGGGAGCAGTCCGTCCGGACCGTCCTCGTGGTCGACGCGCGCCCGGTCGCGCGCGTCGCGCCCGAACCCGGCTACCCGACCGGCGCGGAACTGGCCGCCTACGCCGCCGAGCGCACGCTGGCCGCCCTCGGCCGGGGGAGCGCCGTCGCCAGCGTCGCCGCCGTCGGCCTCGCCGACGAGGACGTGCCCGGCGGCCGCGGCCCGGACGGCCTCGCGTGGGTCGACGCGGCCGGTGCCGCCGACCCCCGCGCCGCCCGCCTGTTCGACGGCGTCGGGAACGCCGCGACGCGGAGCGCGAGGGGCGCTGAGCGCGAGCGGGACGGCCCAGCGGCCGCGGCGGACGCCACACCGGACGCGACGACGGGCGCGGACGACGCGACCGGTACGGCGGCCGCGGGCGACGAGGTGACCGCCGCCGCGGACGGGGGAGAGACGGACCTCGACGACGCGACCGAGGCGCTGCTGGCCCGTCTGCCGCCGACCGCGCAGGTGGTCGTTTACTCGCCCCTGCTGGACGACTGGCCGGTCGGCCTCGTCGGGAGCCTCGCCGCGCGCGGGTACCCGACGACGGTCGTCAGCCCGGACGTGGCGCGGGGCGAGACGGTCGGCCAGCGGGTCGCCGCCGCGGAGCGGGCGTTCCGGCTGGAAGCGGTCAAACTGGCCGGCGCGAGCGCCGTCGACTGGGATCTCGACCGGCCCGTCGACGTCGCCCTCCGGTCGTCGGGGGTGGTCCAGTGA
- a CDS encoding DUF7519 family protein, giving the protein MTDLDPADGARPTRASTAVAVTVAVAAAAALVLQAGVATPAALGATGAVLMALLVRAVGHDRRAAGSTVASLLVLPVGAGIAAATAGTLLVLSGTLFPVPSAEQLPGTAVRMVAQAMVVVGGVTAVFGAGLTAVGRPQRADVERAAGVALTTTLVPLGLGLAGVVTGTLALAAETGQDAGIGGVGGVASTAVGFIGTVLYPAPVRPHLATALALVGAATYLSAKAVAALPVTELVADRETAAAVERGQERLAEVGLAAMAPVPVVGLLEFALGADGMASLLPGVAFDLLTVVTTARGLRSLALWTVLVGLAVLAVVAALRWAARTSGERVGGVVAPLAVGTAAALVAAAVAGPTVDGAVQWVAGTLPGAIGEQFDLVAGRVVEVVGARAIALAAVGTAGLATAVVLAALWFVMSLGYVDDRTAGVTVASGNLFAAAAFAGVLAVDPAVVLGALVAAVLVWDVGEFGATLGEEVGRHADTRRTELVHAGGTLAVGGVGAGVALLLADVGGDAVAVSGGTVALGLLAVLIGFVSLVVALQ; this is encoded by the coding sequence GTGACCGACCTCGATCCGGCGGACGGCGCGCGGCCGACCCGGGCGAGTACGGCCGTCGCGGTGACCGTCGCCGTCGCGGCCGCGGCGGCGCTGGTCCTGCAGGCGGGCGTCGCGACGCCGGCCGCGCTCGGGGCCACCGGGGCGGTCCTGATGGCGCTGCTGGTCCGCGCCGTTGGCCACGACCGACGGGCGGCGGGATCGACCGTCGCCTCGCTGCTGGTGCTCCCCGTCGGCGCCGGCATCGCCGCGGCGACGGCCGGGACGCTGCTCGTCCTCTCGGGGACGCTGTTCCCGGTCCCGTCCGCCGAGCAGTTGCCCGGCACGGCCGTTCGGATGGTCGCCCAGGCGATGGTCGTCGTCGGCGGCGTGACCGCCGTGTTCGGGGCCGGCCTGACCGCGGTCGGCCGGCCGCAGCGGGCCGATGTCGAGCGGGCCGCGGGCGTGGCGCTGACGACGACGCTCGTCCCGCTCGGGCTCGGCCTCGCCGGCGTCGTCACCGGGACGCTCGCCCTCGCGGCCGAGACGGGTCAGGACGCCGGTATCGGCGGCGTCGGCGGCGTCGCGAGCACCGCCGTCGGGTTCATCGGGACGGTGCTGTACCCGGCCCCCGTCCGCCCGCACCTCGCTACCGCCCTCGCGCTGGTCGGGGCGGCGACGTACCTGTCCGCGAAGGCCGTCGCCGCGCTGCCGGTCACCGAACTCGTCGCCGACCGGGAGACGGCCGCGGCGGTCGAGCGCGGCCAGGAGCGGCTGGCCGAGGTCGGACTGGCCGCGATGGCGCCCGTCCCCGTCGTCGGCCTGCTCGAGTTCGCGCTGGGGGCCGACGGGATGGCCTCGCTGCTGCCCGGGGTCGCGTTCGACCTGCTGACCGTCGTCACGACCGCCCGCGGGCTCCGGTCGCTGGCGCTGTGGACGGTGCTAGTCGGGCTGGCCGTCCTCGCGGTCGTGGCCGCCCTCCGGTGGGCCGCGCGGACCTCGGGAGAGCGCGTCGGTGGCGTCGTCGCGCCGCTGGCCGTCGGGACCGCCGCGGCGCTAGTCGCGGCCGCCGTCGCCGGACCCACAGTCGACGGCGCCGTCCAGTGGGTCGCGGGGACCCTCCCCGGGGCCATCGGCGAGCAGTTCGACCTGGTCGCCGGCCGGGTGGTCGAGGTCGTCGGCGCGCGCGCCATCGCGCTCGCCGCCGTCGGGACGGCGGGGCTGGCGACCGCCGTCGTGCTTGCCGCGCTCTGGTTCGTGATGTCCCTCGGCTACGTCGACGACCGCACCGCGGGCGTCACCGTCGCCAGCGGCAACCTCTTCGCCGCCGCGGCCTTCGCCGGCGTCCTCGCGGTCGATCCGGCCGTCGTCCTCGGCGCGCTGGTCGCCGCCGTCCTCGTCTGGGACGTCGGCGAGTTCGGCGCCACGCTCGGCGAGGAGGTCGGCCGACACGCGGACACTCGGAGGACGGAACTGGTCCACGCCGGGGGCACGCTCGCCGTCGGCGGTGTCGGCGCCGGGGTGGCCCTCCTGCTCGCCGACGTCGGCGGCGACGCGGTCGCCGTCTCCGGCGGCACGGTCGCCCTAGGCCTGCTGGCCGTTCTGATCGGGTTCGTGTCGCTCGTCGTGGCGCTCCAGTAG
- a CDS encoding DUF2270 domain-containing protein, translating to MVDDSSGLGSVVAHLYRGEVDRAVNWRARLDSTTNWAVTIIGAILAYAFSSDEIAHSIILVAMAIGIVFLWIEARRFQHYDIWRSRVRSMQENLFAEALDPSQGVEQRDWRRRLSEDYRRPGTKMPLHYALAHRLRRVYLPLLLGLLLVWLFRLHGADGPLVAAASISETPGWIVLSAVGVAYAALLALALVPDAAAPTETGGDVDRGDLDHD from the coding sequence ATGGTAGACGACAGTTCGGGCCTGGGATCGGTCGTCGCGCACCTCTATCGCGGCGAGGTGGACCGCGCGGTCAACTGGCGGGCCCGGCTGGACTCGACGACCAACTGGGCGGTGACGATCATCGGCGCCATCCTGGCCTACGCCTTCTCCAGCGACGAGATCGCCCACTCGATCATCCTCGTGGCGATGGCCATCGGGATCGTCTTCCTGTGGATCGAGGCCCGACGGTTCCAGCACTACGACATCTGGCGCTCGCGGGTGCGCTCCATGCAGGAGAACCTGTTCGCCGAGGCCCTGGACCCCTCACAGGGCGTCGAGCAGCGCGACTGGCGCCGCCGGCTCAGTGAGGACTACCGGCGGCCGGGGACGAAGATGCCGCTCCACTACGCGCTCGCCCACCGGCTCCGCCGGGTGTACCTGCCGCTCCTGCTCGGCCTCCTGCTCGTCTGGCTGTTCCGCCTGCACGGCGCCGACGGGCCGCTGGTGGCCGCGGCCAGCATCAGCGAGACGCCCGGCTGGATCGTCCTGAGCGCGGTCGGCGTCGCCTACGCCGCCCTCCTGGCGCTGGCGCTCGTGCCGGACGCCGCTGCTCCGACCGAGACCGGCGGCGACGTTGACCGGGGCGACCTCGATCACGACTGA